One stretch of Bacillaceae bacterium S4-13-56 DNA includes these proteins:
- a CDS encoding DUF1292 domain-containing protein gives MGLEEKERIIIPDENGDEHLFEVLFTFEVDETGKTYIAVVPEDQKDDEEVEVFAFRYEEKESNGDDMALYELETDEEWDMVEEMLNTFSDDEE, from the coding sequence ATGGGTTTAGAAGAAAAAGAACGAATCATTATTCCCGATGAAAATGGTGATGAGCATTTATTTGAAGTTTTGTTTACATTTGAAGTTGATGAAACAGGAAAAACTTATATAGCTGTAGTTCCTGAAGATCAAAAAGATGATGAAGAGGTTGAAGTTTTTGCTTTCCGATATGAAGAAAAAGAAAGTAATGGTGATGACATGGCCCTTTACGAACTTGAAACAGACGAGGAATGGGACATGGTAGAAGAAATGCTTAACACTTTCAGTGATGATGAAGAATAG
- the ruvX gene encoding Holliday junction resolvase RuvX, whose amino-acid sequence MKILGLDVGTKTIGVAVSDDLGWTAQGVTTIHWAENQPTPALKELQQLIDEYGAEKIVVGLPKNMNGTVGPRGEACIRFSEKIERDLDIPVVLWDERLTTMAAERVLLSADVSRAKRKKVIDKMAASMILQGYLDANSKSL is encoded by the coding sequence ATGAAAATTCTAGGATTAGATGTAGGAACCAAAACCATAGGCGTTGCCGTTAGCGATGACCTTGGATGGACAGCCCAAGGCGTAACAACTATCCATTGGGCCGAAAATCAACCTACACCAGCATTAAAAGAACTTCAGCAACTGATTGATGAATATGGGGCTGAAAAAATAGTTGTTGGTCTCCCTAAAAACATGAATGGTACAGTTGGGCCAAGAGGTGAAGCCTGCATTCGTTTTAGTGAAAAAATCGAGCGGGATTTAGACATTCCTGTCGTACTCTGGGATGAAAGGCTGACAACTATGGCTGCTGAACGTGTACTATTATCAGCAGATGTTAGTCGGGCGAAACGAAAGAAAGTCATTGATAAGATGGCTGCATCTATGATCCTACAAGGTTATTTAGATGCGAACTCAAAAAGTTTGTGA
- a CDS encoding IreB family regulatory phosphoprotein yields the protein MSSMDKTMKFNFSEEPYDHNVKEVLLAVHGALQEKGYNPINQIVGYLLSGDPAYIPRHKDARNLIRKMERDEIIEEMVKFYLEKNNEA from the coding sequence ATGAGTTCCATGGACAAAACGATGAAATTTAACTTTTCTGAAGAACCGTATGATCATAATGTGAAAGAGGTCTTACTGGCAGTACATGGTGCACTTCAGGAAAAGGGGTATAATCCCATTAACCAGATTGTTGGATACTTACTTTCAGGAGATCCTGCTTATATTCCACGTCATAAAGATGCACGTAATTTGATCCGTAAAATGGAGCGAGATGAGATCATTGAGGAAATGGTGAAATTTTATTTAGAAAAGAATAATGAGGCTTAG